The Ketobacter alkanivorans genome includes the window TGCCATCAATGTCAAAGGCCACCAGTTTGATGGCTTGGGCTTTGCGTTGCAGCTCTTCGGTCATCATTCTTATACCACTCCTGCGCGCAGCAGGTCGTGCATGTTGAGTGCGCCAACCGGTTTGTTGTTGTCCACTACCATCAGGGCGGTGATTTTGCTTTTGTCCATTATGTTCAGTGCTTCCACCGCCAGTATGTGGGGGTGAATGGTCTTGGGGTTTTTGGACATAACGTCTTCAATCATGGTGGTCTGGATGTCCATGCCCTGATCCAGCATGCGACGCAGATCGCCATCGGTAAAGATGCCCACCAGTTCGTCGTTGTCGTTGAGGATGCCGGTCATTCCCAGGCCTTTGCTGCTCATTTCCAGCAGCGCCCGGCTGATGGTGACGCCTTGTTTGATCAGGGGGATTTTGTCCCCTACATGCATGATGTGTTCAACCAGCAATAACAGGCGGCGACCCAGGCTGCCACCGGGGTGAGACAGTGCAAAGTCATCGGCAGTGAAGCCGCGTGCTTCCAGCAGTGCCACCGCCAGTGCATCTCCCATGACCAATGTGGCGGTGGTGCTTGCAGTGGGCGCCAGGCCCAGGGAGCAGGCCTCTTCTTTGACGCTGATGTCCAGGTGTACGTCGGCCTGTGTGGCCAGCATGGATTTGGCATCGCCAGCCATGCTGATCAGGGGGGCACCTTTGCGCTTGATGAGGGGCACAATGTTCAGGACTTCCTCGGTTTTACCTGAGTTGGAGATACCGATTACGACATCATCGCCGGTGATCATGCCCAGGTCGCCGTGGCTGGCTTCTCCGGGATGAACGAAAAAGGCCGGGGTGCCGGTGCTGGCCAGAGTGGCTGCAATTTTGTTACCCACATGGCCGGACTTGCCCATACCGGTCACAATGACGCGGCCTTTGCATTGCAGAATCAGTTGGCAGGCTTTCTTGAAGTTGTCATCAATGCGTTCTTTGAGCGCCAGGGCCGCACTGGCCTCGATTTCAATAACTCGTTGACCTGATTGGATAAAGTCAAAGTTGTCGTGATTTGTGCTCATTCTCGTCCCAGTGGTGTTCGATGGTTCAAATCGGTTAACTAACTGCGTTATGTTCACAGTGTAAACTAAATGGCCTCAGGCGGTAACGCTCTGCTGATACAGATATCCAAGATAACCGACGTAGGCTGTCAGCAGAATGAGCCCCTCCAGCTTGGATAGCTGGCGTTTCTTGCGGGGCCACCATATAAAGGCCGCCAGCAGCAGAGTGATGGCAGCCATGGTGCCATAATCACGCACCAGGCTTACGGGGGTCACTTCAATGGGGAAGATAACGGCTCCGGCAGACAGTACTGCCAGCAGGTTCAGTATGTTGGAGCCAATTATGTTGCCCAGGGCAATGTCGTGTTGCTTGCGCAGGGCGCTGGCAACGGAGGCCGCCAGCTCCGGCAGGCTGGTGCCGATGGCGACAATGGTCAGCCCGATGATGACTTCGCTGACCTGGAGGGCGGTGGCTACTTCTATGGCTCCCCAAACCAGAATGCGGGATGATCCGATCAGTACTGTTGTGCCCACTATGAACCAAAAGATGGATTGTTTCAGCGGCAGGTCTGGAATGCTTTCTTCTATGTCTGGTGTGATCAGTTCGTCGCTGTGTTCTTTTTTGTAGCGGAACATCAGGTACATGAGCAGTATCAGCATGGCCATCATGGCCAGTCCGTCCTGCATGGAAATGAGGTTGTCGCTGCACAGGAAGCCAACGACAGCAGTGACCGCCAGCAAGGCAGGCAGGTCTTCTTTGAGCAGGCCGGAGGTAACGGGTAAGGCGGCGATCAATGCCGTTACGCCCAACACCAGGCCAATATTGGCGATGTTGGAACCAATGGCATTGCCCAGGGCAAGTTCGGGTGCTTCTTCCAGGGCGGCCATGATGGACACCACGATCTCCGGTGCAGAGGTGCCTAAGGCGACGATGGTGAGCCCGATCATGGCTTTGGACATGCCCAGGCCTTCCGCCAGCCCTACTGCACCGTCTACAAATTTATCCGAGCTCCAGACCAGTAAAACAAGTCCGGCAACAATGGCAAAAAAGGCAAGCAGCATGACTGAAAATCCTCAGATGAAGTCGGCATGCAATGTAATGAGAAAGCGCACACCATGCAAGGGTGAACAGTCGTTTTTCCTTTTACGGACATAGTGATATAGTTCTGCACCTTATTCTAGTGGGATTGCTCCCTAGTGGAACTGGAACGAACCGGGAAACAGCAGCTGCATGGCATCTGATTCAGCACCAATCGATCAAACCGACGCTAAAAACTATGTCGAAATCAGCGATATGACGTTCATGCGCGGTGATCGAACTATTTACAACAATGTAAATATCGATATTCCCAAGGGCAAGGTCACCGCCATCATGGGGCCCAGCGGTACCGGTAAAACCACCTTGTTGCGCCTGATCGGGGGGCAGCTGAAGCCGGACACGGGTAAAATTATTGTCGATGGCCACAATGTTCCGGATCTTGGTCGCAGTGAATTGTTCGATGTGCGCAGTAAGATGGGCATGCTGTTTCAGAGCGGAGCGCTGTTCACGGATTTGTCGGTGTATGAGAACGTTGCTTTCCCCCTGCGGGTGCACACCGACCTGCCCGAAGACATGATTCGCGATATTGTCTTGATGAAATTACAGGCAGTAGGGCTGCGTGGTGCCAAGCATCTGATGCCCAGCGAACTGTCTGGCGGGATGGCACGGCGGGCGGCATTGGCGCGGGCCATTGCGCTGGATCCGGATCTGGTTATGTACGATGAGCCCTTTGCGGGGCAGGATCCCATGGCCATGGGGGTGGTTGTGCAGCTGATACGGCTGTTAAATGATGCGTTGGGCCATACCAGCATTGTGGTGTCCCATGATGTACAGGAGGCTGCCAGCATTGCCGATTACATTTATGTGATTTCCGGCGGTGAGGTGATCGGCCGCGGCAGTGCCGACGAAGTTATGAATTCTGATCTGCCCATGGTACGTCAGTTTATGCAGGGGCTGCCGGATGGGCCGGTTCCTTTCCACTTTCCAGCACCGAGCCTGGAAGACGATTTTCTCAGAGGCAGTTCATTGTGATAGATCGAATTGCAGCATTTGGCCGTTCCGGGCTGGAGATGCTTGAGGCCCTGGGTCGCTCCGGGCTGTTTCTGTTCCACTCGCTGTGGGCGCTGCCGGATCTGCGCACCAATGCGCCGTTATTGGTCAGGCAGATCTATTCGGTGGGTGTGCTCTCCATGGTCATTATATTGGTGTCCGGCCTGTTCATTGGCATGGTGCTGGCCTTGCAGGGCTATAACATTCTCAATCGATACGGCAGTGAGCAGGCGCTGGGTCAAATGGTGGCGCTGACCCTGTTGCGGGAGCTGGGGCCAGTGGTGACCGCGTTGTTGTTTGCCGGGCGGGCGGGGTCTGCGCTGACCGCAGAGATCGGCCTGATGAAGGCAACCGAACAGTTGGCCAGCTTGGAAATGATTGGTGTAGACCCTTTGCGCCGCATCGTATCACCCCGCTTTTGGGCCGGTTTTATCTGTATGCCCACGTTGGCCATTATCTTCTCCAGTGTGGGGGTGATGGGTGCCTATGTGGTGGGAGTGCTGTGGTTGGGCGTAGACGGCGGCTCCTTCTGGTCCAATATGCAGAGCAGTGTGGAGTGGGGTGATGACGTGATGAATGGCTTCATCAAAAGCGTCGTATTCGGCATTGTGGTTACCTGGGTCGCGGTATTCCAGGGCTACGATACAGTGCCCACTTCCGAAGGTATCAGTCGGGCTACCACCCGTACGGTGGTTTATGCCTCCCTGGCGGTACTGGGATTAGACTTTATTTTAACCGCAGTCATGTTTGGAGAACTGTAAAATGCGCATGCGTACCTTGGAGTTGGCGGTTGGTGGATTCATGCTGATTGGCTTGCTGGCAATAATATTTCTGGCTCTGCGGGTGAGTGGCCTGTCGATGAACTCTGCTGAAGAGGTGTATCGCATCTCTGCCAAGTTCGAGAACATTGGCGGTCTGACCGCGCGGGCCAAAGTGACCATGGCGGGCGTCACAATCGGCCGGGTTACTAATATCTATCTGGATCGGGAAGACTTCGTCGGGGTAGTGGAAATGGAAATCTACAAAAATGTGGACAACCTTTCCAGCGACACCAGTGCTGCTATTTTGACCGCTGGGGTGCTGGGCGAGAAGTACATAGGCCTCAGCCAAGGCGCCGAGCTTGAGAACCTGGTGGAAGGCAGCGAAATCTACAACACCCAGTCAGCATTGGTGCTGGAAGATCTGATTGCCAAGTTTCTGGTGGGAAGAGTATCCGATGAGCCCTAGCAGCAATGGGCTGTCCGGCCTTGGTGTAAGCCTGATCCGGGTGAGCGATAATCAATTGGCCATCAGTGGCGACATGCTGTTTGCCTCCGCCACCCGCTTGCGCAGTGAAGGTCAGAAGCTGATTCCCGGTATGGCGGATCGAATCAGTGTCGATTTGTCTCAGGTTGGGCGGGTTGGCAGTGTGGGGATCTCGGTATTGATGTGCTGGTTACGCATGGCCCAGGTGCTGGGTAAGACGCTGGTTTTTGTCAATGCGCCGGACGATATGCTGGACGTAAGCCGGGTCAGCAGTCTGGATACGGTGATTCCCTTTTCTTCCTGATTTTAGCGTCGAATTTGTTTACAATGTCGCCTTTCAAACCCCAACGATCCCGGGTAGTTCTAAATGATCACAGCCGAAGATATTCAACAGCGCCTCGAAAGCGGTATTGAGGGTGCTCAGGCCATGGTACGACTGGACGGCAATAAATGCCTCGTCGCCGTGGCTTCTGCAGCCTTTGAGGGCTTGCGTTCCGTTAAAAAACAACAGTTGGTATATGCCTGCCTGAACGAACTGATTGCCAGTGGCGAACTGCACGCCGTCAGCATGCATACCTACACCCCATCCGAGTGGGAATCCCAGAAAAAGCTGGGTATCCCTGGATTCTGATCTGCACGAGGCCTCAACATGGATAAACTGATTATCACCGGGGGCGGCAGTCTCAACGGTGAAATCCGCATTTCCGGGTCAAAAAACTCTGCCTTGCCTGTGCTGGCAGCGACCCTGCTGTGTGATGAAAAGATGAAGGTCTGCAACCTGCCGCATCTGCAGGACATTACCACCATGATCGAATTGCTCGGTCAGATGGGGGTGGAGCTGATCATTGACGACAAGTTAAATGTGGAAGTGGAAGCCAATACCATCAAGCAGTTGGATGCGCCCTATGCTCTGGTCAAAACCATGCGCGCGTCCATTCTGGTGCTGGGCCCGATGCTGGCTCACTTCGGTGAGGCCCATGTTTCCCTGCCCGGAGGTTGCGCTATCGGCAGTCGCCCGGTGGATCTGCACATTCACGGCCTGCAGGCCATGGGTGCTGACGTTACTGTCGAGGGCGGTTACATCCATGCCTACAGCAAGGGCCGCCTGAAAGGCGCCCGTATCGTGTTGGAAACCGTAACCGTAACCGGCACCGAAAACCTGATGATGGCTGCCGCGCTGGCTGATGGTCAGACCATTCTGGAGAACGCTGCCCGTGAACCGGAAGTGGTGGATCTGGCAGATTGCCTGACGGCCATGGGCGCTGATATCAAGGGTGCAGGCACTGACACCATTATTATTAACGGTGTAGAGCGCCTGCATGCCTGTGAATACACCGTGATTCCTGATCGTATCGAAACGGGCACCTATCTGGTGGCGGGAGCCATCAGCCGTGGCAAG containing:
- a CDS encoding KpsF/GutQ family sugar-phosphate isomerase; the protein is MSTNHDNFDFIQSGQRVIEIEASAALALKERIDDNFKKACQLILQCKGRVIVTGMGKSGHVGNKIAATLASTGTPAFFVHPGEASHGDLGMITGDDVVIGISNSGKTEEVLNIVPLIKRKGAPLISMAGDAKSMLATQADVHLDISVKEEACSLGLAPTASTTATLVMGDALAVALLEARGFTADDFALSHPGGSLGRRLLLLVEHIMHVGDKIPLIKQGVTISRALLEMSSKGLGMTGILNDNDELVGIFTDGDLRRMLDQGMDIQTTMIEDVMSKNPKTIHPHILAVEALNIMDKSKITALMVVDNNKPVGALNMHDLLRAGVV
- a CDS encoding calcium/sodium antiporter, encoding MLLAFFAIVAGLVLLVWSSDKFVDGAVGLAEGLGMSKAMIGLTIVALGTSAPEIVVSIMAALEEAPELALGNAIGSNIANIGLVLGVTALIAALPVTSGLLKEDLPALLAVTAVVGFLCSDNLISMQDGLAMMAMLILLMYLMFRYKKEHSDELITPDIEESIPDLPLKQSIFWFIVGTTVLIGSSRILVWGAIEVATALQVSEVIIGLTIVAIGTSLPELAASVASALRKQHDIALGNIIGSNILNLLAVLSAGAVIFPIEVTPVSLVRDYGTMAAITLLLAAFIWWPRKKRQLSKLEGLILLTAYVGYLGYLYQQSVTA
- a CDS encoding ATP-binding cassette domain-containing protein, yielding MASDSAPIDQTDAKNYVEISDMTFMRGDRTIYNNVNIDIPKGKVTAIMGPSGTGKTTLLRLIGGQLKPDTGKIIVDGHNVPDLGRSELFDVRSKMGMLFQSGALFTDLSVYENVAFPLRVHTDLPEDMIRDIVLMKLQAVGLRGAKHLMPSELSGGMARRAALARAIALDPDLVMYDEPFAGQDPMAMGVVVQLIRLLNDALGHTSIVVSHDVQEAASIADYIYVISGGEVIGRGSADEVMNSDLPMVRQFMQGLPDGPVPFHFPAPSLEDDFLRGSSL
- the mlaE gene encoding lipid asymmetry maintenance ABC transporter permease subunit MlaE, encoding MIDRIAAFGRSGLEMLEALGRSGLFLFHSLWALPDLRTNAPLLVRQIYSVGVLSMVIILVSGLFIGMVLALQGYNILNRYGSEQALGQMVALTLLRELGPVVTALLFAGRAGSALTAEIGLMKATEQLASLEMIGVDPLRRIVSPRFWAGFICMPTLAIIFSSVGVMGAYVVGVLWLGVDGGSFWSNMQSSVEWGDDVMNGFIKSVVFGIVVTWVAVFQGYDTVPTSEGISRATTRTVVYASLAVLGLDFILTAVMFGEL
- the mlaD gene encoding outer membrane lipid asymmetry maintenance protein MlaD, which encodes MRMRTLELAVGGFMLIGLLAIIFLALRVSGLSMNSAEEVYRISAKFENIGGLTARAKVTMAGVTIGRVTNIYLDREDFVGVVEMEIYKNVDNLSSDTSAAILTAGVLGEKYIGLSQGAELENLVEGSEIYNTQSALVLEDLIAKFLVGRVSDEP
- a CDS encoding STAS domain-containing protein produces the protein MSPSSNGLSGLGVSLIRVSDNQLAISGDMLFASATRLRSEGQKLIPGMADRISVDLSQVGRVGSVGISVLMCWLRMAQVLGKTLVFVNAPDDMLDVSRVSSLDTVIPFSS
- a CDS encoding BolA family protein; this translates as MITAEDIQQRLESGIEGAQAMVRLDGNKCLVAVASAAFEGLRSVKKQQLVYACLNELIASGELHAVSMHTYTPSEWESQKKLGIPGF
- the murA gene encoding UDP-N-acetylglucosamine 1-carboxyvinyltransferase; its protein translation is MDKLIITGGGSLNGEIRISGSKNSALPVLAATLLCDEKMKVCNLPHLQDITTMIELLGQMGVELIIDDKLNVEVEANTIKQLDAPYALVKTMRASILVLGPMLAHFGEAHVSLPGGCAIGSRPVDLHIHGLQAMGADVTVEGGYIHAYSKGRLKGARIVLETVTVTGTENLMMAAALADGQTILENAAREPEVVDLADCLTAMGADIKGAGTDTIIINGVERLHACEYTVIPDRIETGTYLVAGAISRGKVKVKHTRPDILDAVLAKLEDAGATVITGDDWIELDMKGNRPKAINIRTAPYPAFPTDMQAQFTALNAVAEGTGTIIETIFENRFMHVSELNRMGADIHLEGNTAIIKGVERLTGAPVMATDLRASAGLVLAGLVADGDTLVDRIYHIDRGYECIEEKLQMLGATIHRIPS